A genomic stretch from Vibrio coralliilyticus includes:
- the panE gene encoding 2-dehydropantoate 2-reductase: MNIVIIGPGAIGTLWATKLSISGHHVAVWSTSNKSHLNLQLGEQSAIRFDNQNIDSLKLADLLLVTVKAWQVEQALTPLKKHIAPETMIALMHNGMGTDEWLHSTFPDNPLLLATTTHGAYKPTQHRAIHTGAGITQIGGINHLGKQCHFLQEVMQHALPEVTWCDNIEHALWLKLAINCAINPLTATLHIRNGDLAAMQYKNQLTAIIQEVFQVMSASSIPIELPILESTVYQVINTTAENFSSMQQDIYYKRKSEIDFITGYLLKQAKIHNIQTPENQALYTQIKHIEQSWES; this comes from the coding sequence GTGAATATCGTTATTATTGGTCCCGGTGCTATTGGTACGCTGTGGGCGACTAAACTTTCCATTTCAGGCCATCATGTTGCTGTTTGGTCGACTTCAAATAAATCTCACCTGAATCTACAACTTGGTGAACAATCGGCAATTCGATTTGATAATCAAAATATTGATTCTCTCAAACTGGCAGATTTACTATTAGTCACGGTAAAGGCGTGGCAGGTTGAACAAGCACTGACGCCATTAAAAAAGCATATTGCTCCTGAAACCATGATCGCTCTCATGCATAATGGCATGGGGACCGATGAATGGCTTCACAGCACTTTTCCTGACAATCCTTTACTCCTTGCTACCACCACACACGGTGCTTATAAGCCAACCCAACACCGCGCCATACACACAGGCGCAGGAATAACTCAGATAGGCGGCATTAATCATTTAGGGAAACAATGTCACTTCCTCCAAGAAGTAATGCAGCATGCACTTCCCGAAGTTACATGGTGTGACAATATAGAACACGCTTTGTGGCTCAAGCTGGCTATTAACTGTGCGATTAACCCCCTAACAGCCACCTTACATATCAGAAATGGTGATTTGGCAGCTATGCAGTATAAAAACCAACTCACTGCTATCATCCAAGAAGTCTTTCAAGTCATGTCAGCGAGCTCGATTCCCATCGAGCTACCCATACTAGAATCGACGGTTTACCAAGTCATCAATACCACAGCAGAAAACTTTTCTTCCATGCAACAAGACATTTACTATAAACGTAAAAGTGAAATTGATTTTATTACTGGTTACTTGCTGAAACAGGCTAAAATTCACAATATTCAAACCCCTGAAAATCAAGCGCTCTACACGCAAATCAAACATATTGAACAAAGCTGGGAATCTTAA